The Arthrobacter sp. Marseille-P9274 DNA segment ACGACTGAGAGAGCGGCCACCACTTCCCCCGAGTCATCAAGAATGCGGGTAGCCGCTGATTGTGCGCCAGCGCTGGTTTCTTCCCGGACTATGGCCACACCGGTGCGCCGGCATTCGGCAAGATCGGCGCGCAGCTTTCCAGGGTCGGTTATGGTGGCCGGGGTGTAGGCCTTCAAACCGGAGGCGACCACCTGGTCGAACAGATCCGTCCCGCCATGAGCCAGCAACACTTTTCCGACGCCCGAGCTGTGCAGGGGAAGCCTTCCACCGACTTGGGACACGAGGCCCACTGCGGCCGAGGACGAAAGACGTTCGACGATCACCGCTTCCAGCCCGTCGAGAACAGCAAGCTGCACGTGCTGCCGCAGGGCTTCGTGCAAGTCCTCCATAAAGGGCAGGGCGACGCTGCGCAGCGGCAGGCTGCGCGGCGCGAGAGAGCCCAGTTCCCAAACCTTAATCCCGACCACGAATTTGCCGTCCTCCGCCTGCTCCAGCACGCCTGCTGCAAGCAGCTCCAAAACCATGCGCCGTACTGTCGCATGTGGCATCCGGGTACGGCGGGTAAGGTCAGCCAGGCTCAGTCGGGCATCTCCCGGCCGGAACGCGAACATCACCGCAAGCATTCGCGAGGCGACGCTGCGGCCCGATTCGGTGGTCGAGGGCATAACGGCTCCTGTTCTAGGCCGCCACCAGCCGGCGGAAGAATGTTCATTCACTGAACATCCTAGTACTCGGGCAGGCAGGCCGAGCAGAGGATGGATGCAGTTCGACTGTCCCGGCGCCCGACAACGCGAAGCGCGGGCCCCTTGCGGAAAGGCAGAGTCACCATGACCCTCACAACAGACAACACAACCGGCCCACACGAAATGAGGATTGCCATCCTCGGCGGCGGAATTGGCGGGCTCGCTGCCGCCGCCTTCCTCAACCGCGCCGGGCTGCAGGCCACCGTCTACGAGCAGGCCCCCGAACTCGGCGAGGTCGGAGCCGGGCTGGTCGTTTCCCCCAATGCGGTACGACTGATACGCCGCCTCGGCCACATCGACACGTTCCTGGACAAGGCCGTGCCCCTGGAGGTGGGCTGGGAGTTCCGCCGCTGGGACAACGGCAAGGTCCTCTCGGCCGAGCAGCTCACGGGCAGGTGCGAGGAGCTCTACGGCGAACGCACTTACGTGGCGCACCGCGCCGACCTCCTCGAAGCAGTCAAGGCTGCAGTCCCGGAGCAGTGGCTCCGGCTGGGCAAGCGCTGCGTGAAGGTTAACCCGCACGATGGCGGCGCCGTTCTGAGTTTCGACGACGGAACAACGGCCGATGCCGACATCGTCATTGGCGCGGACGGCGTCCACTCAGTGGTCCGCAGCGTAGTTGCAACTCCCGGGCCGGCCGAATACTCCGGCATGTGTGCGTTCCGGGCAATCGTGCCGGCCGAAGCTGCGCCGGAATTCGCTCGGCGCAAGGCGCAGACGCTG contains these protein-coding regions:
- a CDS encoding IclR family transcriptional regulator, with the protein product MPSTTESGRSVASRMLAVMFAFRPGDARLSLADLTRRTRMPHATVRRMVLELLAAGVLEQAEDGKFVVGIKVWELGSLAPRSLPLRSVALPFMEDLHEALRQHVQLAVLDGLEAVIVERLSSSAAVGLVSQVGGRLPLHSSGVGKVLLAHGGTDLFDQVVASGLKAYTPATITDPGKLRADLAECRRTGVAIVREETSAGAQSAATRILDDSGEVVAALSVVVAAGTVNLNSVVPALVTAGRGISRGLRRARPSVGKG
- a CDS encoding FAD-dependent monooxygenase, with the protein product MTLTTDNTTGPHEMRIAILGGGIGGLAAAAFLNRAGLQATVYEQAPELGEVGAGLVVSPNAVRLIRRLGHIDTFLDKAVPLEVGWEFRRWDNGKVLSAEQLTGRCEELYGERTYVAHRADLLEAVKAAVPEQWLRLGKRCVKVNPHDGGAVLSFDDGTTADADIVIGADGVHSVVRSVVATPGPAEYSGMCAFRAIVPAEAAPEFARRKAQTLWIGPDHHLVHYPISGGRAVNIVAFAPAGDFTDESWSTKATVDELLAEFDGWDPRLTELIKAAGTPGRWALLDRAPLTRWSRGRLTLLGDAAHPMFPFFAQGAAQAIEDGAALAQCLADDLGNPERALETYERVRIERTTKIQQLSHARKDINHLPDGPAQLKRDAGLAEGDPLLRNGWLYGHDAELAVKEAMV